A single Anopheles funestus chromosome 2RL, idAnoFuneDA-416_04, whole genome shotgun sequence DNA region contains:
- the LOC125760506 gene encoding ras-associated and pleckstrin homology domains-containing protein 1 isoform X3 codes for MANLEETQEAELDAILGELSILEERGDLRHGRSHSRTNSTISAATNTTLSSESGCSSVAADTVCSGGSIASGMGVPGVGGGSISLHREPRTDSPDNDSAFSDTVSLMSSESSASSSVSSSHLKHLQAAAGGAVVHSATSGPTVNQQNLLDGGKQAKIHLALQKLEQASVRRLFVKAFSADGASKSLLVDETMSCGHVTRLLADKNHVQMEPTWAIVEHLPELQMERLFEDHEMLVDNLMLWNRDSKNRVLFLQRPDKVALFKTPEAFLPGTQMAPGSEHDEHTRTMLLDEFFSSGSQITLEGPLYMKNDAKKGWKKYHFVLRASGLHYYPKEKTRSAKDLLCLALFAGHEVYRGLGWKKKHKAPTDYTFALRCPKVPPGVKGIRSVKMLCAEDASTLENWITAIRVMKYGKKLLDNHRTLLDDLAREELDKLSSARSSSIGSIVSSVPSQCSTGSSNSSGSGSNHLLVPLNTTNGSNSNGCATNGNGRLSRASSSSSSGCLSDENNGFDSEFPTGTIKRKPSMKPNLPLTSMTRQLKEVGETTRLKDSPGAGSTCSGSIGEGGTLTRRHSRRRSEESTGSGTLKRRPIPTQNRGSIESMSSSASTPTPMGSVLNTPVNFEPPVIILSPSAHPTIVTPNGGPGTIVEPIPSCMTDSTFSLPPPPPPPATDDPAIMGAGNFSGSTLSLDSLPPPPPPNELDNSFTGSQLSLASVQLPPPPPPSASAGSSITNVQSSSVLPAVSITSNTNGGTIRQQEQRSINAMPSVAQSIMKLNSHSHTLPNPAPTAILKKEPIYSKTLKPSALKAPPYKAPPPYNGSDGSASDVPVAPAAPAKSVSFAESPVLLRRKVCFEDEMQEVPPSPRRLCATYSVGPPAPPPRAEATRLSTTYTSPKRLSESSANPPRDFLKDLQRVMNKKWQVAQKCKLEPATTPHEVLGFRDIHGGNDLYSSATPYYRETANVSNWVQEHYGGAPDGLYENLGSNMGMEPNYPIVPNVAVPLHQQLPSGGPLPAASGGSVKKRPPPPPPKRSEKTQLTTTNTTVGHTGTTISQPGPSPHLHHHHHQQLLNHQYLQQQQQQQQQHQPPPTHQQRV; via the exons ATGGCGAACCTGGAGGAAACGCAAGAGGCCGAGCTGGATGCCATATTGGGCGAACTGAGCATACTGGAAGAGCGAGGTGATCTGCGTCATGGTCGTAGTCACAGTCGCACCAACTCCACAATTTCAGCAGCTACAAATACGACGCTTTCGTCTGAAAGTGGCTGTAGCAGTGTGGCAGCCGATACAGTCTGCAGTGGAGGTAGCATCGCAAGCGGTATGGGAGTCCCCGGAGTCGGTGGAGGTAGTATCAGTCTACACCGTGAACCACGTACCGACAGCCCAGACAATGATTCCGCCTTCAGCGATACGGTGTCGCTGATGTCGAGCGAATCGTCCGCTTCGAGCAGTGTAAGCAGCTCTCATCTCAAGCACCTCCAGGCGGCAGCTGGGGGAGCAGTGGTACATAGTGCTACATCGGGACCAACAGTTAATCAGCAAAATCTGTTAGATGGCGGGAAACAGGCTAAAATTCACCTCGCACTACAAAAGCTAGAACAAGCCTCGGTTAGGCGACTGTTCGTGAAGGCATTCTCTGCCGATGGTGCCTCCAAGTCACTGTTGGTCGACGAAACGATGAGCTGCGGGCACGTGACGCGACTGTTGGCAGACAAAAACCACGTTCAGATGGAACCGACTTGGGCCATCGTAGAGCATCTGCCCGAGCTGCAAATGGAGCGTCTGTTCGAAGATCACGAAATGCTGGTAGACAACTTGATGCTGTGGAATCGGGACTCGAAGAATCGGGTGCTGTTCCTTCAGCGACCGGATAAGGTAGCACTGTTTAAGACACCCGAAGCTTTCCTGCCCGGTACACAGATGGCTCCCGGAAGTGAGCACGACGAGCATACAAG GACGATGTTGCTGGATGAGTTTTTCAGCAGCGGGAGTCAGATCACGCTGGAAGGACCCCTGTACATGAAGAACGATGCCAAAAAGGGCTGGAAGAAGTATCACTTTGTGCTGCGGGCATCCGGGTTGCATTACTACCCGAAGGAAAAAACACGTTCGGCAAAGGATCTGCTGTGCCTGGCGCTGTTTGCTGGACACGAAGTGTATCGTGGTCTTGGCTGGAAGAAGAAGCACAAAGCCCCGACAGACTACACGTTCGCACTGCGCTGTCCTAAAGTACCGCCCGGTGTGAAAGGTATACGGTCGGTGAAGATGTTGTGTGCCGAAGATGCGTCCACATTGGAAAACTGGATAACTGCCATACGCGTTATGAAG TATGGAAAGAAGCTTCTAGACAATCACCGAACACTGCTGGATGATTTGGCTCGGGAAGAGCTAGATAAACTTAGCTCTGCCCGCAGCAGCTCCATTGGGAGCATTGTATCGTCCGTTCCTTCACAGTGTAGCACGggaagcagcaacagcagcggaAGTGGTAGCAATCATCTCCTAGTTCCTCTCAACACTACCAATGGCAGTAATAGCAATGGCTGCGCGACCAACGGAAATGGACGCCTGTCCAGGGCGTCATCGTCAAGCTCGAGCGGATGTCTGTCGGACGAGAACAACGGGTTTGATTCCGAGTTTCCAACGGGCACCATTAAACGCAAACCTTCGATGAAACCAAATCTTCCACTCACCTCGATGACTCGCCAGCTAAAGGAAGTAGGCGAGACAACGCGACTGAAAGATTCACCCGGTGCCGGATCTACGTGTTCGGGTTCCATAGGTGAAGGAGGTACGCTTACGCGACGTCACAGTCGGCGAAGAAGTGAAGAGAGTACCGGCAGCGGTACCCTTAAACGACGCCCGATTCCAACACAAAATCGTGGCTCGATTGAAAGCATGAGTTCCTCCGCCTCAACGCCAACGCCCATGGGCAGTGTGTTGAACACGCCGGTCAACTTTGAACCACCGGTGATCATCTTGAGCCCATCGGCTCATCCAACAATCGTCACACCAAACGGTGGCCCCGGAACGATCGTTGAACCGATACCGTCCTGCATGACTGATTCGACGTTTTCGCTtccgccaccaccgccaccacccgCTACGGACGATCCGGCGATAATGGGAGCGGGGAACTTTTCCGGCTCTACGTTGTCGCTCGATTCGCTACCGCCTCCGCCACCTCCGAACGAACTCGACAACTCATTCACTGGATCTCAACTGTCGCTGGCTTCTGTGCAATTACCTCCTCCGCCACCACCGTCGGCGTCGGCAGGTTCTTCCATCACAAATGTACAGTCTTCCTCCGTACTACCTGCCGTTAGCATAACAAGCAACACGAATGGTGGCACCATTCGTCAGCAGGAACAGCGTTCAATCAATGCGATGCCCTCCGTGGCGCAGTCGATAATGAAGCTGAACAGCCACAGTCACACGTTACCGAACCCAGCACCTACGGCCATCTTGAAGAAGGAACCAATTTACTCGAAAACGCTAAAGCCCTCGGCACTGAAAGCTCCTCCGTACAAGGCACCACCTCCTTACAACGGTAGTGATGGTTCCGCTTCCGATGTACCGGTGGCTCCTGCAGCTCCAGCGAAGAGTGTATCGTTTGCCGAATCACCAGTGTTGCTGCGACGCAAGGTGTGTTTTGAGGATGAAATGCAAGAAGTGCCACCGTCCCCGAGACGTCTCTGTGCCACGTACAGCGTCGGTCCTCCGGCTCCACCACCAAGAGCCGAAGCAACGCGCCTTTCGACAACGTACACCTCGCCGAAGCGGTTGAGCGAATCGAGCGCTAACCCTCCTCGTGATTTCCTTAAAGATCTCCAGCGTGTGATGAACAAGAAGTGGCAAGTAGCGCAGAAATGTAAGCTAGAACCAGCGACAACTCCACACGAAGTGCTCGGCTTCCGTGACATTCACGGTGGTAACGATCTGTACTCGTCCGCCACACCTTACTATCGAGAGACGGCCAACGTGAGCAACTGGGTGCAGGAACACTACGGTGGAGCACCGGACGGTTTGTACGAGAATCTAGGCAGCAACATGGGCATGGAACCAAACTATCCCATCGTTCCGAACGTAGCAGTGCCACTCCATCAGCAACTTCCGAGTGGTGGCCCTCTGCCTGCTGCAAGTGGAGGTAGTGTAAAGAAGcgaccacctccaccaccaccaaagcGCAGCGAGAAGACACAACTGACCACCACGAACACTACTGTTGGCCACACAGGTACCACAATATCACAACCTGGCCCTTCTCCTCatcttcatcaccatcatcatcagcagctgCTGAATCATCAATacctacagcagcagcagcaacaacagcagcaacatcaaccaCCACCAACCCATCAGCAACGGGTCTGA
- the LOC125760506 gene encoding ras-associated and pleckstrin homology domains-containing protein 1 isoform X2: protein MSILDSSWSDFDSASMYSNECSFDISGTTATTGNPANTTLTTAARLRPKSNTSSERTDSYRFSMANLEETQEAELDAILGELSILEERGDLRHGRSHSRTNSTISAATNTTLSSESGCSSVAADTVCSGGSIASGMGVPGVGGGSISLHREPRTDSPDNDSAFSDTVSLMSSESSASSSVSSSHLKHLQAAAGGAVVHSATSGPTVNQQNLLDGGKQAKIHLALQKLEQASVRRLFVKAFSADGASKSLLVDETMSCGHVTRLLADKNHVQMEPTWAIVEHLPELQMERLFEDHEMLVDNLMLWNRDSKNRVLFLQRPDKVALFKTPEAFLPGTQMAPGSEHDEHTRTMLLDEFFSSGSQITLEGPLYMKNDAKKGWKKYHFVLRASGLHYYPKEKTRSAKDLLCLALFAGHEVYRGLGWKKKHKAPTDYTFALRCPKVPPGVKGIRSVKMLCAEDASTLENWITAIRVMKYGKKLLDNHRTLLDDLAREELDKLSSARSSSIGSIVSSVPSQCSTGSSNSSGSGSNHLLVPLNTTNGSNSNGCATNGNGRLSRASSSSSSGCLSDENNGFDSEFPTGTIKRKPSMKPNLPLTSMTRQLKEVGETTRLKDSPGAGSTCSGSIGEGGTLTRRHSRRRSEESTGSGTLKRRPIPTQNRGSIESMSSSASTPTPMGSVLNTPVNFEPPVIILSPSAHPTIVTPNGGPGTIVEPIPSCMTDSTFSLPPPPPPPATDDPAIMGAGNFSGSTLSLDSLPPPPPPNELDNSFTGSQLSLASVQLPPPPPPSASAGSSITNVQSSSVLPAVSITSNTNGGTIRQQEQRSINAMPSVAQSIMKLNSHSHTLPNPAPTAILKKEPIYSKTLKPSALKAPPYKAPPPYNGSDGSASDVPVAPAAPAKSVSFAESPVLLRRKVCFEDEMQEVPPSPRRLCATYSVGPPAPPPRAEATRLSTTYTSPKRLSESSANPPRDFLKDLQRVMNKKWQVAQKCKLEPATTPHEVLGFRDIHGGNDLYSSATPYYRETANVSNWVQEHYGGAPDGLYENLGSNMGMEPNYPIVPNVAVPLHQQLPSGGPLPAASGGSVKKRPPPPPPKRSEKTQLTTTNTTVGHTGTTISQPGPSPHLHHHHHQQLLNHQYLQQQQQQQQQHQPPPTHQQRV from the exons ATGTCGATACTGGATAGTAGCTGGTCGGACTTTGATTCCGCCTCAATGTACTCGAACGAATGT AGTTTTGATATCAGCGGTACAACGGCTACAACAGGCAATCCAGCAAATACAACGTTAACAACAGCGGCACGGCTACGACCGAAAAGTAACACATCGTCCGAGCGTACCGATTCGTACCGCTTCTCGATGGCGAACCTGGAGGAAACGCAAGAGGCCGAGCTGGATGCCATATTGGGCGAACTGAGCATACTGGAAGAGCGAGGTGATCTGCGTCATGGTCGTAGTCACAGTCGCACCAACTCCACAATTTCAGCAGCTACAAATACGACGCTTTCGTCTGAAAGTGGCTGTAGCAGTGTGGCAGCCGATACAGTCTGCAGTGGAGGTAGCATCGCAAGCGGTATGGGAGTCCCCGGAGTCGGTGGAGGTAGTATCAGTCTACACCGTGAACCACGTACCGACAGCCCAGACAATGATTCCGCCTTCAGCGATACGGTGTCGCTGATGTCGAGCGAATCGTCCGCTTCGAGCAGTGTAAGCAGCTCTCATCTCAAGCACCTCCAGGCGGCAGCTGGGGGAGCAGTGGTACATAGTGCTACATCGGGACCAACAGTTAATCAGCAAAATCTGTTAGATGGCGGGAAACAGGCTAAAATTCACCTCGCACTACAAAAGCTAGAACAAGCCTCGGTTAGGCGACTGTTCGTGAAGGCATTCTCTGCCGATGGTGCCTCCAAGTCACTGTTGGTCGACGAAACGATGAGCTGCGGGCACGTGACGCGACTGTTGGCAGACAAAAACCACGTTCAGATGGAACCGACTTGGGCCATCGTAGAGCATCTGCCCGAGCTGCAAATGGAGCGTCTGTTCGAAGATCACGAAATGCTGGTAGACAACTTGATGCTGTGGAATCGGGACTCGAAGAATCGGGTGCTGTTCCTTCAGCGACCGGATAAGGTAGCACTGTTTAAGACACCCGAAGCTTTCCTGCCCGGTACACAGATGGCTCCCGGAAGTGAGCACGACGAGCATACAAG GACGATGTTGCTGGATGAGTTTTTCAGCAGCGGGAGTCAGATCACGCTGGAAGGACCCCTGTACATGAAGAACGATGCCAAAAAGGGCTGGAAGAAGTATCACTTTGTGCTGCGGGCATCCGGGTTGCATTACTACCCGAAGGAAAAAACACGTTCGGCAAAGGATCTGCTGTGCCTGGCGCTGTTTGCTGGACACGAAGTGTATCGTGGTCTTGGCTGGAAGAAGAAGCACAAAGCCCCGACAGACTACACGTTCGCACTGCGCTGTCCTAAAGTACCGCCCGGTGTGAAAGGTATACGGTCGGTGAAGATGTTGTGTGCCGAAGATGCGTCCACATTGGAAAACTGGATAACTGCCATACGCGTTATGAAG TATGGAAAGAAGCTTCTAGACAATCACCGAACACTGCTGGATGATTTGGCTCGGGAAGAGCTAGATAAACTTAGCTCTGCCCGCAGCAGCTCCATTGGGAGCATTGTATCGTCCGTTCCTTCACAGTGTAGCACGggaagcagcaacagcagcggaAGTGGTAGCAATCATCTCCTAGTTCCTCTCAACACTACCAATGGCAGTAATAGCAATGGCTGCGCGACCAACGGAAATGGACGCCTGTCCAGGGCGTCATCGTCAAGCTCGAGCGGATGTCTGTCGGACGAGAACAACGGGTTTGATTCCGAGTTTCCAACGGGCACCATTAAACGCAAACCTTCGATGAAACCAAATCTTCCACTCACCTCGATGACTCGCCAGCTAAAGGAAGTAGGCGAGACAACGCGACTGAAAGATTCACCCGGTGCCGGATCTACGTGTTCGGGTTCCATAGGTGAAGGAGGTACGCTTACGCGACGTCACAGTCGGCGAAGAAGTGAAGAGAGTACCGGCAGCGGTACCCTTAAACGACGCCCGATTCCAACACAAAATCGTGGCTCGATTGAAAGCATGAGTTCCTCCGCCTCAACGCCAACGCCCATGGGCAGTGTGTTGAACACGCCGGTCAACTTTGAACCACCGGTGATCATCTTGAGCCCATCGGCTCATCCAACAATCGTCACACCAAACGGTGGCCCCGGAACGATCGTTGAACCGATACCGTCCTGCATGACTGATTCGACGTTTTCGCTtccgccaccaccgccaccacccgCTACGGACGATCCGGCGATAATGGGAGCGGGGAACTTTTCCGGCTCTACGTTGTCGCTCGATTCGCTACCGCCTCCGCCACCTCCGAACGAACTCGACAACTCATTCACTGGATCTCAACTGTCGCTGGCTTCTGTGCAATTACCTCCTCCGCCACCACCGTCGGCGTCGGCAGGTTCTTCCATCACAAATGTACAGTCTTCCTCCGTACTACCTGCCGTTAGCATAACAAGCAACACGAATGGTGGCACCATTCGTCAGCAGGAACAGCGTTCAATCAATGCGATGCCCTCCGTGGCGCAGTCGATAATGAAGCTGAACAGCCACAGTCACACGTTACCGAACCCAGCACCTACGGCCATCTTGAAGAAGGAACCAATTTACTCGAAAACGCTAAAGCCCTCGGCACTGAAAGCTCCTCCGTACAAGGCACCACCTCCTTACAACGGTAGTGATGGTTCCGCTTCCGATGTACCGGTGGCTCCTGCAGCTCCAGCGAAGAGTGTATCGTTTGCCGAATCACCAGTGTTGCTGCGACGCAAGGTGTGTTTTGAGGATGAAATGCAAGAAGTGCCACCGTCCCCGAGACGTCTCTGTGCCACGTACAGCGTCGGTCCTCCGGCTCCACCACCAAGAGCCGAAGCAACGCGCCTTTCGACAACGTACACCTCGCCGAAGCGGTTGAGCGAATCGAGCGCTAACCCTCCTCGTGATTTCCTTAAAGATCTCCAGCGTGTGATGAACAAGAAGTGGCAAGTAGCGCAGAAATGTAAGCTAGAACCAGCGACAACTCCACACGAAGTGCTCGGCTTCCGTGACATTCACGGTGGTAACGATCTGTACTCGTCCGCCACACCTTACTATCGAGAGACGGCCAACGTGAGCAACTGGGTGCAGGAACACTACGGTGGAGCACCGGACGGTTTGTACGAGAATCTAGGCAGCAACATGGGCATGGAACCAAACTATCCCATCGTTCCGAACGTAGCAGTGCCACTCCATCAGCAACTTCCGAGTGGTGGCCCTCTGCCTGCTGCAAGTGGAGGTAGTGTAAAGAAGcgaccacctccaccaccaccaaagcGCAGCGAGAAGACACAACTGACCACCACGAACACTACTGTTGGCCACACAGGTACCACAATATCACAACCTGGCCCTTCTCCTCatcttcatcaccatcatcatcagcagctgCTGAATCATCAATacctacagcagcagcagcaacaacagcagcaacatcaaccaCCACCAACCCATCAGCAACGGGTCTGA
- the LOC125760506 gene encoding ras-associated and pleckstrin homology domains-containing protein 1 isoform X1, translated as MASLSDDPEKLLSEWLGELENLIGSFDISGTTATTGNPANTTLTTAARLRPKSNTSSERTDSYRFSMANLEETQEAELDAILGELSILEERGDLRHGRSHSRTNSTISAATNTTLSSESGCSSVAADTVCSGGSIASGMGVPGVGGGSISLHREPRTDSPDNDSAFSDTVSLMSSESSASSSVSSSHLKHLQAAAGGAVVHSATSGPTVNQQNLLDGGKQAKIHLALQKLEQASVRRLFVKAFSADGASKSLLVDETMSCGHVTRLLADKNHVQMEPTWAIVEHLPELQMERLFEDHEMLVDNLMLWNRDSKNRVLFLQRPDKVALFKTPEAFLPGTQMAPGSEHDEHTRTMLLDEFFSSGSQITLEGPLYMKNDAKKGWKKYHFVLRASGLHYYPKEKTRSAKDLLCLALFAGHEVYRGLGWKKKHKAPTDYTFALRCPKVPPGVKGIRSVKMLCAEDASTLENWITAIRVMKYGKKLLDNHRTLLDDLAREELDKLSSARSSSIGSIVSSVPSQCSTGSSNSSGSGSNHLLVPLNTTNGSNSNGCATNGNGRLSRASSSSSSGCLSDENNGFDSEFPTGTIKRKPSMKPNLPLTSMTRQLKEVGETTRLKDSPGAGSTCSGSIGEGGTLTRRHSRRRSEESTGSGTLKRRPIPTQNRGSIESMSSSASTPTPMGSVLNTPVNFEPPVIILSPSAHPTIVTPNGGPGTIVEPIPSCMTDSTFSLPPPPPPPATDDPAIMGAGNFSGSTLSLDSLPPPPPPNELDNSFTGSQLSLASVQLPPPPPPSASAGSSITNVQSSSVLPAVSITSNTNGGTIRQQEQRSINAMPSVAQSIMKLNSHSHTLPNPAPTAILKKEPIYSKTLKPSALKAPPYKAPPPYNGSDGSASDVPVAPAAPAKSVSFAESPVLLRRKVCFEDEMQEVPPSPRRLCATYSVGPPAPPPRAEATRLSTTYTSPKRLSESSANPPRDFLKDLQRVMNKKWQVAQKCKLEPATTPHEVLGFRDIHGGNDLYSSATPYYRETANVSNWVQEHYGGAPDGLYENLGSNMGMEPNYPIVPNVAVPLHQQLPSGGPLPAASGGSVKKRPPPPPPKRSEKTQLTTTNTTVGHTGTTISQPGPSPHLHHHHHQQLLNHQYLQQQQQQQQQHQPPPTHQQRV; from the exons AGTTTTGATATCAGCGGTACAACGGCTACAACAGGCAATCCAGCAAATACAACGTTAACAACAGCGGCACGGCTACGACCGAAAAGTAACACATCGTCCGAGCGTACCGATTCGTACCGCTTCTCGATGGCGAACCTGGAGGAAACGCAAGAGGCCGAGCTGGATGCCATATTGGGCGAACTGAGCATACTGGAAGAGCGAGGTGATCTGCGTCATGGTCGTAGTCACAGTCGCACCAACTCCACAATTTCAGCAGCTACAAATACGACGCTTTCGTCTGAAAGTGGCTGTAGCAGTGTGGCAGCCGATACAGTCTGCAGTGGAGGTAGCATCGCAAGCGGTATGGGAGTCCCCGGAGTCGGTGGAGGTAGTATCAGTCTACACCGTGAACCACGTACCGACAGCCCAGACAATGATTCCGCCTTCAGCGATACGGTGTCGCTGATGTCGAGCGAATCGTCCGCTTCGAGCAGTGTAAGCAGCTCTCATCTCAAGCACCTCCAGGCGGCAGCTGGGGGAGCAGTGGTACATAGTGCTACATCGGGACCAACAGTTAATCAGCAAAATCTGTTAGATGGCGGGAAACAGGCTAAAATTCACCTCGCACTACAAAAGCTAGAACAAGCCTCGGTTAGGCGACTGTTCGTGAAGGCATTCTCTGCCGATGGTGCCTCCAAGTCACTGTTGGTCGACGAAACGATGAGCTGCGGGCACGTGACGCGACTGTTGGCAGACAAAAACCACGTTCAGATGGAACCGACTTGGGCCATCGTAGAGCATCTGCCCGAGCTGCAAATGGAGCGTCTGTTCGAAGATCACGAAATGCTGGTAGACAACTTGATGCTGTGGAATCGGGACTCGAAGAATCGGGTGCTGTTCCTTCAGCGACCGGATAAGGTAGCACTGTTTAAGACACCCGAAGCTTTCCTGCCCGGTACACAGATGGCTCCCGGAAGTGAGCACGACGAGCATACAAG GACGATGTTGCTGGATGAGTTTTTCAGCAGCGGGAGTCAGATCACGCTGGAAGGACCCCTGTACATGAAGAACGATGCCAAAAAGGGCTGGAAGAAGTATCACTTTGTGCTGCGGGCATCCGGGTTGCATTACTACCCGAAGGAAAAAACACGTTCGGCAAAGGATCTGCTGTGCCTGGCGCTGTTTGCTGGACACGAAGTGTATCGTGGTCTTGGCTGGAAGAAGAAGCACAAAGCCCCGACAGACTACACGTTCGCACTGCGCTGTCCTAAAGTACCGCCCGGTGTGAAAGGTATACGGTCGGTGAAGATGTTGTGTGCCGAAGATGCGTCCACATTGGAAAACTGGATAACTGCCATACGCGTTATGAAG TATGGAAAGAAGCTTCTAGACAATCACCGAACACTGCTGGATGATTTGGCTCGGGAAGAGCTAGATAAACTTAGCTCTGCCCGCAGCAGCTCCATTGGGAGCATTGTATCGTCCGTTCCTTCACAGTGTAGCACGggaagcagcaacagcagcggaAGTGGTAGCAATCATCTCCTAGTTCCTCTCAACACTACCAATGGCAGTAATAGCAATGGCTGCGCGACCAACGGAAATGGACGCCTGTCCAGGGCGTCATCGTCAAGCTCGAGCGGATGTCTGTCGGACGAGAACAACGGGTTTGATTCCGAGTTTCCAACGGGCACCATTAAACGCAAACCTTCGATGAAACCAAATCTTCCACTCACCTCGATGACTCGCCAGCTAAAGGAAGTAGGCGAGACAACGCGACTGAAAGATTCACCCGGTGCCGGATCTACGTGTTCGGGTTCCATAGGTGAAGGAGGTACGCTTACGCGACGTCACAGTCGGCGAAGAAGTGAAGAGAGTACCGGCAGCGGTACCCTTAAACGACGCCCGATTCCAACACAAAATCGTGGCTCGATTGAAAGCATGAGTTCCTCCGCCTCAACGCCAACGCCCATGGGCAGTGTGTTGAACACGCCGGTCAACTTTGAACCACCGGTGATCATCTTGAGCCCATCGGCTCATCCAACAATCGTCACACCAAACGGTGGCCCCGGAACGATCGTTGAACCGATACCGTCCTGCATGACTGATTCGACGTTTTCGCTtccgccaccaccgccaccacccgCTACGGACGATCCGGCGATAATGGGAGCGGGGAACTTTTCCGGCTCTACGTTGTCGCTCGATTCGCTACCGCCTCCGCCACCTCCGAACGAACTCGACAACTCATTCACTGGATCTCAACTGTCGCTGGCTTCTGTGCAATTACCTCCTCCGCCACCACCGTCGGCGTCGGCAGGTTCTTCCATCACAAATGTACAGTCTTCCTCCGTACTACCTGCCGTTAGCATAACAAGCAACACGAATGGTGGCACCATTCGTCAGCAGGAACAGCGTTCAATCAATGCGATGCCCTCCGTGGCGCAGTCGATAATGAAGCTGAACAGCCACAGTCACACGTTACCGAACCCAGCACCTACGGCCATCTTGAAGAAGGAACCAATTTACTCGAAAACGCTAAAGCCCTCGGCACTGAAAGCTCCTCCGTACAAGGCACCACCTCCTTACAACGGTAGTGATGGTTCCGCTTCCGATGTACCGGTGGCTCCTGCAGCTCCAGCGAAGAGTGTATCGTTTGCCGAATCACCAGTGTTGCTGCGACGCAAGGTGTGTTTTGAGGATGAAATGCAAGAAGTGCCACCGTCCCCGAGACGTCTCTGTGCCACGTACAGCGTCGGTCCTCCGGCTCCACCACCAAGAGCCGAAGCAACGCGCCTTTCGACAACGTACACCTCGCCGAAGCGGTTGAGCGAATCGAGCGCTAACCCTCCTCGTGATTTCCTTAAAGATCTCCAGCGTGTGATGAACAAGAAGTGGCAAGTAGCGCAGAAATGTAAGCTAGAACCAGCGACAACTCCACACGAAGTGCTCGGCTTCCGTGACATTCACGGTGGTAACGATCTGTACTCGTCCGCCACACCTTACTATCGAGAGACGGCCAACGTGAGCAACTGGGTGCAGGAACACTACGGTGGAGCACCGGACGGTTTGTACGAGAATCTAGGCAGCAACATGGGCATGGAACCAAACTATCCCATCGTTCCGAACGTAGCAGTGCCACTCCATCAGCAACTTCCGAGTGGTGGCCCTCTGCCTGCTGCAAGTGGAGGTAGTGTAAAGAAGcgaccacctccaccaccaccaaagcGCAGCGAGAAGACACAACTGACCACCACGAACACTACTGTTGGCCACACAGGTACCACAATATCACAACCTGGCCCTTCTCCTCatcttcatcaccatcatcatcagcagctgCTGAATCATCAATacctacagcagcagcagcaacaacagcagcaacatcaaccaCCACCAACCCATCAGCAACGGGTCTGA